One genomic segment of Acidobacteriota bacterium includes these proteins:
- a CDS encoding DEAD/DEAH box helicase: MRRLSELISDEARTRMRKEIAEAEGREVFFLGRTDEKKRVVEVIPLARGSEDAVPAISQLAEPGDVIIHNHPSGVLSPSDADLTLAARFGANGVGCFIVNNELSQVYVVVEPFERKEKTPLSFEELSKLLLPGGPIAKLLPSYEEREEQLAMMRAVISAFNEDKIALIEAGTGTGKTLAYLIPAIYWAKTNEERVVISTNTINLQEQLIHKDIPLLGETLPIKFTALLAKGRGNYLCLRKLEAVRESPTLYADDEDKELLNALIAWARSTSTGDLADLNFIPKQSVWDELKSESDYCLRSKCPYFNDCFLNKARRRLASADILVVNHHLLFADLSLRKEIGAGSELSILPAYHRLILDEAHNLEDIATSYFGTRITRAGLRRLLLKLYHPKKEGKGVLPFLRGKIIKLGSGFAFDGGEAIVRRIDEKLIPTVSSLIDFADSVFDEIASFVREEAKDEGGEERKLRITEKIASKERFRRIASEKVEELSLKLNLFANDLTKLAKSCRRFPPEMKEELSHQLIDLSVLATRVEEASFLIKEGFAPQDEERVRWLVVSEKRRKVELNSSPLLIAPEMVEAVYSRFGTVIMTSATLTTGGNFGFIKDRLGLDLLNRERVIELLLPSPFDYEKQTIIGIPVDIPSPKVPGYLEAVNEFLLEALRITRGRAFVLFTSFSHLVSSFSSLEALLSELGIVSFKQGDEPRHKLLERFKRDIHSVLFATDSFWEGVDVAGEALSCVVLTKLPFRVPTDPVLEARIEYIEHQGGNPFFELSVPQAVIKFRQGLGRLIRRKSDRGAILILDRRIVEKSYGAFFLRSLPPCRIVKGSKKEILSALSRFFGDGS; encoded by the coding sequence ATGAGGAGGCTAAGCGAACTAATAAGTGATGAAGCACGGACGAGGATGAGGAAGGAGATAGCAGAGGCAGAGGGGCGGGAGGTTTTCTTTTTGGGCAGGACCGATGAGAAAAAACGGGTGGTGGAGGTAATCCCCTTAGCCCGGGGGAGCGAAGACGCGGTTCCCGCCATCTCTCAGCTGGCTGAGCCCGGCGATGTGATCATCCACAACCACCCCTCAGGGGTTCTTTCTCCATCCGATGCCGATCTCACCCTTGCTGCTCGCTTCGGTGCCAATGGGGTAGGGTGCTTTATCGTAAACAACGAGCTTTCCCAGGTTTATGTGGTGGTTGAACCTTTTGAGAGGAAGGAGAAAACTCCCCTTTCTTTCGAAGAGCTATCAAAGCTCCTTCTTCCCGGAGGACCGATCGCCAAGCTTCTCCCCTCATACGAGGAAAGGGAGGAACAGCTTGCGATGATGCGAGCGGTGATATCTGCCTTCAACGAGGATAAGATCGCCTTGATCGAGGCGGGAACGGGCACCGGGAAAACGCTCGCCTATCTCATCCCGGCGATATACTGGGCAAAGACTAACGAGGAACGGGTGGTCATTTCCACCAATACGATCAACCTTCAGGAACAGCTCATCCATAAGGATATCCCTCTGCTTGGGGAAACGCTACCCATAAAGTTTACCGCTCTGCTCGCCAAGGGGCGGGGGAATTACCTCTGCCTGAGAAAGCTTGAAGCGGTTCGGGAATCACCCACCCTCTATGCCGATGATGAGGATAAGGAGCTACTTAATGCCCTCATAGCTTGGGCGAGGAGTACCTCCACCGGCGATCTTGCCGATCTCAACTTCATCCCCAAACAATCGGTGTGGGATGAGCTTAAGTCGGAATCCGATTATTGTCTCCGCTCAAAATGCCCTTACTTCAACGATTGTTTCCTGAACAAGGCGCGGAGGAGACTCGCCTCTGCCGACATCTTGGTGGTGAACCACCATCTTCTCTTCGCTGATCTTTCCTTACGAAAGGAGATCGGTGCAGGGAGTGAGCTCTCCATCCTCCCCGCCTATCACCGGTTGATACTCGATGAGGCGCACAACCTGGAGGATATCGCCACCTCCTATTTCGGGACGAGGATCACCAGGGCAGGGTTGCGAAGACTCCTCCTCAAGCTCTACCACCCAAAGAAGGAAGGGAAGGGGGTTCTTCCTTTCCTCCGGGGGAAGATCATAAAGCTCGGGTCAGGATTCGCCTTTGATGGGGGGGAGGCGATCGTAAGGAGGATAGATGAGAAGCTCATCCCCACCGTCTCCTCCCTCATCGATTTTGCTGATTCGGTCTTCGATGAGATCGCATCATTCGTCCGCGAGGAGGCGAAGGATGAAGGAGGTGAGGAGAGGAAGCTTCGGATCACCGAGAAGATCGCCTCGAAGGAGCGCTTCCGGAGGATCGCTTCAGAGAAGGTGGAGGAACTTTCCCTCAAGCTCAACCTGTTTGCCAATGATCTCACCAAGTTGGCTAAGTCCTGTCGCCGGTTTCCCCCTGAAATGAAGGAGGAGCTTTCCCATCAGCTTATCGATCTCTCGGTGCTCGCTACCAGGGTAGAGGAGGCATCGTTCCTCATCAAGGAGGGGTTTGCCCCTCAGGATGAGGAGCGAGTGCGGTGGCTGGTGGTATCCGAGAAGAGGAGAAAAGTTGAGCTGAATTCATCCCCCCTCCTTATCGCTCCGGAGATGGTGGAGGCGGTCTACAGCCGATTCGGCACGGTGATAATGACCTCAGCCACCCTAACCACCGGGGGAAACTTCGGGTTCATAAAGGATCGGTTGGGGCTTGACCTCCTTAACAGGGAGAGGGTTATCGAACTTCTTCTTCCCTCTCCTTTCGATTATGAGAAGCAGACGATAATCGGCATCCCGGTCGATATTCCCTCCCCCAAGGTACCCGGTTATCTTGAGGCGGTGAATGAGTTCCTGCTCGAAGCGCTTAGGATAACCCGGGGGAGAGCGTTTGTCCTTTTCACCTCCTTTTCCCATCTTGTTTCCTCTTTCTCCTCCCTTGAGGCTCTTCTTTCAGAATTGGGGATCGTCTCCTTTAAACAGGGGGATGAGCCCCGTCATAAGCTCCTCGAGAGGTTCAAGCGAGATATTCATTCGGTTCTCTTTGCCACCGATTCCTTCTGGGAGGGGGTCGATGTCGCTGGGGAGGCGCTTTCCTGCGTAGTGCTTACCAAGCTTCCCTTCCGCGTTCCCACCGATCCGGTGCTCGAGGCGCGAATAGAGTATATCGAGCACCAGGGAGGAAACCCTTTCTTTGAGCTCTCGGTTCCTCAGGCAGTTATCAAATTTCGCCAGGGGCTGGGACGGCTCATAAGGAGGAAGTCCGATCGTGGAGCCATCCTCATCTTGGATAGGAGGATAGTGGAAAAGAGTTATGGCGCTTTCTTCCTTCGTTCCCTTCCCCCCTGCCGTATAGTAAAGGGGAGTAAGAAAGAGATCCTTTCCGCCCTTTCTCGGTTCTTCGGCGATGGTTCATAA